One genomic segment of Micromonospora sp. WMMC415 includes these proteins:
- the truB gene encoding tRNA pseudouridine(55) synthase TruB translates to MSADGLIVVDKPGGMTSHDVVARVRRLARTRRVGHGGTLDPMATGVLVIGVGRATRLLTYVIGAGKSYTATIRLGQATVTDDAEGDVIATTPAGRVTDDAVRAALAALTGEIDQVPSAVSAIKIDGQRAYKRVREGESVELPARRVTISRLDVLAVRRDQPDVVDVDVDVTCSSGTYIRAIARDVGLALGVGGHLTALRRTAVGGFTLAEAATLDELEQRAPDVVNLPLAAAADRFFPRRDATADEQRVLSHGGPLQPVGIAGPYAVFGPAGGLIAIVSERDGQARAEIVLAPA, encoded by the coding sequence GTGAGCGCAGACGGACTGATCGTGGTCGACAAGCCCGGTGGCATGACGTCGCACGACGTGGTGGCGCGCGTACGGCGACTGGCCCGGACGCGACGCGTCGGGCACGGCGGCACCCTCGACCCGATGGCCACCGGCGTGCTGGTGATCGGCGTCGGTCGGGCCACCCGGCTGCTGACGTACGTGATCGGGGCCGGCAAGAGCTACACCGCCACGATCCGCCTCGGCCAGGCGACGGTCACCGACGACGCCGAGGGCGACGTGATCGCGACCACCCCGGCCGGGCGGGTGACCGACGACGCGGTCCGGGCCGCCCTCGCGGCGCTCACCGGTGAGATCGACCAGGTGCCCAGCGCGGTCAGCGCCATCAAGATCGACGGACAGCGGGCGTACAAGCGGGTACGAGAGGGGGAGAGCGTCGAGCTTCCGGCCCGCCGGGTCACCATCTCCCGGCTGGACGTCCTCGCGGTCCGCCGGGACCAGCCCGACGTGGTGGACGTGGACGTCGACGTCACCTGCTCGTCCGGCACGTACATCCGGGCGATCGCCCGGGACGTGGGGCTGGCGTTGGGGGTCGGCGGGCACCTGACCGCGCTGCGGCGTACCGCGGTCGGTGGTTTCACCCTGGCCGAGGCGGCCACCCTCGACGAGCTGGAGCAGCGCGCCCCCGACGTGGTCAACCTGCCGCTCGCCGCCGCGGCCGACCGGTTCTTCCCGCGTCGGGACGCCACCGCCGACGAGCAGCGGGTGCTGTCGCACGGCGGCCCGCTGCAGCCGGTCGGGATCGCCGGCCCGTACGCGGTCTTCGGCCCGGCCGGGGGGTTGATCGCTATCGTCAGCGAGCGGGACGGTCAGGCCCGCGCGGAGATCGTGCTGGCCCCGGCCTGA
- a CDS encoding MATE family efflux transporter — translation MSQPVATAPETASPRRIAALALPALVVLAAEPLYVLVDTAVVGHLGRVPLAALAVGGTVLTLIAWLGTVVAYGTTGRSARRFGAGDRGAAVAEGVQASWLALGVGVAVAVGMQLGGGALTRTLAGADGDVADAAAQWLRVAALGAPGLLLAAAGNGWLRGIQDTRRPLWFVLGPNLLSALLCPLLVYPAGLGLVGSAVANVIAQTISGALFVGALVAERVSLNPRPRMIAQQLVLSRDLLIRGLAFQASFLSATAVAARFGAAAVGAHQIALQLWFFTALVLDALAIAAQALVGAALGAGDAAGARGLARRIALLGGVCGVAFAALIAAGAGVVPGWFSSDPQVRDQAMVAWPWFVAMQPLAGVVFALDGVLIGAGDVRYLRNLTIVAALGGFLPAIWLAYGLDLGLGGIWAGLTLFVVLRLVALLLRLRSGGWAVVGAVRA, via the coding sequence ATGAGCCAGCCGGTCGCCACCGCCCCCGAGACAGCGTCGCCCCGACGGATCGCGGCGCTCGCCCTGCCCGCACTCGTCGTGCTGGCCGCCGAGCCCCTCTACGTCCTGGTCGACACCGCCGTCGTGGGGCACCTGGGCCGGGTTCCGCTCGCCGCGCTGGCCGTCGGCGGCACCGTCCTCACCCTCATCGCCTGGCTCGGCACGGTCGTCGCGTACGGCACCACCGGCCGGTCCGCCCGCCGGTTCGGTGCCGGTGACCGGGGCGCCGCCGTGGCGGAGGGCGTCCAGGCGTCCTGGCTCGCCCTCGGGGTGGGCGTCGCGGTCGCGGTCGGCATGCAGTTGGGCGGCGGAGCGCTCACGCGTACCCTCGCCGGGGCCGACGGCGACGTGGCCGACGCCGCGGCCCAGTGGCTGCGCGTCGCGGCGCTCGGCGCTCCAGGCCTGCTGCTCGCCGCCGCCGGCAACGGCTGGCTGCGCGGCATCCAGGACACCCGCCGTCCGCTGTGGTTCGTGCTCGGGCCGAACCTGCTCTCCGCGCTGCTCTGCCCGCTGCTGGTCTACCCGGCCGGGCTCGGCCTGGTCGGCTCGGCGGTGGCCAACGTGATCGCGCAGACGATCTCCGGTGCGCTCTTCGTCGGCGCGCTGGTCGCCGAACGGGTGTCCCTGAACCCGCGCCCACGGATGATCGCCCAGCAACTCGTGCTCAGCCGTGACCTGCTGATCCGCGGTCTTGCCTTCCAGGCGAGCTTCCTGTCCGCGACCGCGGTGGCCGCCCGCTTCGGCGCGGCCGCCGTCGGGGCCCACCAGATCGCCCTGCAACTGTGGTTCTTCACGGCGCTGGTGCTCGACGCGCTCGCCATCGCCGCCCAGGCGCTGGTCGGCGCGGCGCTGGGCGCCGGCGACGCCGCCGGGGCGCGCGGCCTGGCCCGCCGGATCGCTCTGCTCGGCGGGGTCTGCGGCGTGGCGTTCGCCGCGCTCATCGCCGCCGGCGCCGGCGTGGTCCCCGGGTGGTTCAGCTCCGATCCGCAGGTACGCGACCAGGCGATGGTGGCCTGGCCGTGGTTCGTGGCGATGCAGCCGCTCGCCGGCGTCGTCTTCGCCCTCGACGGGGTGCTGATCGGCGCCGGGGACGTCCGTTACCTGCGCAACCTGACGATCGTGGCGGCGCTCGGCGGCTTCCTGCCGGCGATCTGGCTGGCGTACGGGCTCGACCTCGGGCTCGGTGGCATCTGGGCCGGGCTCACCCTCTTCGTGGTGCTCCGGCTGGTCGCCCTGCTGCTCCGGCTGCGCTCCGGCGGCTGGGCGGTGGTCGGCGCGGTCCGGGCCTGA
- a CDS encoding DUF6186 family protein, translating to MRALAIGGFLVSLALFAVVEWAARREGSRIPTLGELCAYVMRYEVGSVPVGRIGVFGFWWWLGWHFLAR from the coding sequence ATGCGGGCGCTGGCCATCGGCGGTTTCCTGGTCTCGTTGGCTCTCTTCGCCGTCGTCGAGTGGGCCGCCCGGCGCGAGGGGTCCCGGATCCCCACCCTCGGCGAGCTCTGCGCGTACGTGATGCGCTACGAGGTGGGGTCGGTGCCGGTCGGCCGGATCGGCGTCTTCGGCTTCTGGTGGTGGCTCGGCTGGCACTTCCTGGCCCGCTGA
- a CDS encoding bifunctional oligoribonuclease/PAP phosphatase NrnA, with protein MPDGAVETSTGAAPAAAGPVEAEWAAAVAAVRAVPADGRVLLICHVNPDGDALGSMLGFGLALRRLGVGRLQATFPGPFEVPETLRGLPGEELLVPAAEAYPDPDLVVCFDAASESRLGDLVDRLATAGTALVLDHHASNTRFGGVNLVEPGAAATSVVVDELLTRLGVPLDAGIAECLYVALTTDTGSFRFEATTPAVHRLAARLLATGIRPGDISRRIFDTRPFGAVRLFGEVLGRARLEPAAAGGRGLVWTYATLDDLARHGQRPYVLEALIDSVRCTAEADVSCVVKQIAPGEWAVSLRSKGAVDVSRVAVALGGGGHRFAAGFTGRGDAEQVVDAIRDQLDAALIDVRR; from the coding sequence GTGCCCGACGGCGCCGTCGAGACGTCCACCGGGGCCGCCCCGGCGGCGGCCGGGCCGGTCGAGGCCGAGTGGGCGGCCGCCGTCGCCGCCGTACGCGCCGTGCCGGCGGACGGGCGGGTGCTGCTGATCTGCCACGTCAACCCCGACGGCGACGCGCTCGGCAGCATGCTCGGCTTCGGCCTCGCCCTGCGGCGGCTCGGCGTCGGGCGGTTGCAGGCCACCTTTCCCGGCCCGTTCGAGGTGCCCGAGACGCTCCGTGGGTTGCCGGGCGAGGAGCTGCTGGTGCCGGCGGCGGAGGCGTACCCGGATCCGGACCTGGTGGTCTGCTTCGACGCGGCGAGCGAATCCCGCCTGGGCGACCTCGTCGACCGGCTGGCCACCGCCGGCACCGCCCTGGTGCTCGACCACCACGCGTCCAACACCCGGTTCGGCGGGGTCAACCTGGTGGAGCCGGGCGCGGCGGCGACCTCGGTGGTCGTCGACGAGCTGCTGACCCGTCTCGGGGTGCCGCTCGACGCGGGGATCGCGGAGTGCCTGTACGTGGCGCTGACCACCGACACCGGCTCGTTCCGGTTCGAGGCCACCACCCCGGCGGTGCACCGACTCGCGGCCCGGCTGCTCGCCACCGGCATCCGGCCGGGCGACATCTCCCGCCGGATCTTCGACACCCGGCCGTTCGGCGCGGTCCGGCTCTTCGGCGAGGTGCTGGGCCGGGCGCGACTGGAGCCCGCGGCGGCGGGCGGCCGGGGTCTGGTCTGGACGTACGCGACCCTGGACGACCTGGCGCGGCACGGGCAGCGGCCGTACGTGCTGGAGGCGCTCATCGACTCCGTACGGTGCACCGCGGAGGCCGACGTGAGCTGCGTGGTGAAGCAGATCGCGCCCGGGGAGTGGGCGGTGTCGCTGCGTAGCAAGGGTGCGGTGGACGTCAGCCGGGTGGCGGTGGCGCTGGGTGGTGGCGGGCACCGCTTCGCGGCCGGCTTCACCGGGCGGGGCGACGCCGAGCAGGTGGTCGACGCCATCCGCGACCAACTGGACGCGGCGCTGATCGACGTCCGCCGCTGA
- the rbfA gene encoding 30S ribosome-binding factor RbfA: MSDPAKVRRHAERVRELVASVVRSQIKDPRLGMITITDARITADLRDATVFYTVLGDAAAQSGTAAALESAKGMLRSTVGKALGLRHSPTLTFVLDDVQDQVKHIDDLLAQARHADAEVQRLAARAEYAGEAQPYRLEDEANEDTEETEDADEPRSGDRR; encoded by the coding sequence ATGTCGGATCCGGCCAAGGTACGCCGGCACGCGGAGCGGGTGCGTGAACTGGTCGCGTCGGTGGTACGCAGCCAAATCAAGGACCCGCGGCTCGGCATGATCACCATCACCGACGCCCGGATCACCGCCGACCTGCGGGACGCCACGGTCTTCTACACGGTGCTCGGCGACGCGGCGGCCCAGTCGGGCACGGCGGCGGCGCTGGAGAGCGCCAAGGGCATGCTCCGCAGCACGGTGGGCAAGGCCCTCGGGCTCCGCCACTCGCCGACGCTGACCTTCGTCCTCGACGACGTGCAGGACCAGGTCAAGCACATCGACGACCTGCTCGCCCAGGCCCGCCACGCGGACGCCGAGGTGCAGCGCCTCGCCGCCAGGGCCGAGTACGCGGGCGAGGCCCAGCCGTACCGGCTGGAGGACGAGGCGAACGAGGACACCGAGGAGACCGAGGACGCTGACGAGCCGCGGAGCGGGGACCGGCGGTGA
- a CDS encoding DUF503 domain-containing protein: protein MFTGTAVFDLLLPGDSRSLKAKRSYVRPIVAALRRFEVSAAEVGALDLHGRALIGVAVVAAEPAHVREVLDSCERLVAARPEAELLSVRRRLHGEDD from the coding sequence ATGTTCACCGGAACCGCGGTTTTCGACCTGCTGCTGCCGGGCGACTCCCGGTCGCTCAAGGCCAAGAGGTCCTACGTACGGCCGATCGTGGCGGCGTTGCGCCGCTTCGAGGTGTCGGCCGCCGAGGTGGGAGCGCTCGACCTGCACGGTCGGGCGCTGATCGGGGTGGCCGTGGTGGCGGCCGAGCCGGCCCACGTGCGCGAGGTGCTGGATTCGTGCGAGCGCCTGGTGGCCGCCCGGCCGGAGGCCGAGCTGCTGTCCGTGCGCCGACGGCTGCACGGTGAGGACGACTGA